The Dermacentor silvarum isolate Dsil-2018 chromosome 3, BIME_Dsil_1.4, whole genome shotgun sequence region gctttaatgcgttgaCGTCATGTCATTTGCGATTGCAAATTAATTAATGAATTAATAATTAGTCGTAATTCGGTTTAATTGTTTTCTTACTTGCTGCCACGGAGTCTTCAATTGATCCTTATTAGTACGTACTGCTCTTTGGAACAtcctaattagtcttaatttggccTGACCAGTCTTATCACGGAGTCTGAAATTGATGTCaagtagtctctattactgttggcaacccttaattacttttaattaattGTTATTTTAGTTACTTGGTTGTTCACTTTAGCtcgctttaataaaggtgtcgtatGATGTCTGTGTATTGGTCTTGTTATTTACTCTAATTAATCTTATTTAGTCTTTGGGACTCTTGAATTACGCTTAATTATTTTTAGCTACTTGGTGCTaaattcacttttacatgctttattgaacggtagaggtgtagtaTGGCGTTTTCTGATTTTTGCTACTGCAAATGTTGTCAgcgatggtcacattccgcgactaatgaaAAGCTTTCAAAGGCGCCGATGTCCATTAACGCGCACGCTCGAGCGCTTAGCTGTGCTACAGTGCACTAGAAGGGGGTACACTGTAGCTGTGCTCGACCGCATAGCCCCCCTGTGACAAcgctaaaaggcacccaacgcAATTATTTTgcagcaaggcaacacctatctAGACGCACTGGGGAacgaggcgagcttgctagggagaccgcgcatgcgcagattctggcactactttttcaccggcgcgctccgccggcgaaagtccatcggtccggcgttccgagttattttgtgggcacctgtacgttGATGAATGCACGTGTTTTCGCAGAATAAAATAGCAATTATTTTAATATTTGTCTCCAAAATGGTAGCTATACATGACTGTTCCGTTAAGTTTCTGAATACGGGCATAACTAACGCGTGCCAGTCGTTTGGAGAAAAGAAGAGTATTGAAGGCTTGCTATAAAAGTAACAGCGCTTGCTTGATATACTAGCTACCACGtggtattatttatttatttatttatttatttatttatttatttatttatttatttatttatttatttatttatttatttatttatttatttttatacaatactgcaggccttggCGTGGGCCAAGCAGGAGCGGCATACAAATGATAATAAGATATAATAACATTAGCAGACGTAAATTAACAATGCGCAGAATACCAATCCAGTCCATCAGCTGCGAGGACAAAGTACGGAAAAGAACACTTGCTCATGTAATGAAGGAATTCCCAAaacaaataaaggaaagaaaataagtAGAAATGAATCATGAATACAGTTTAAGCGAAGTAAAAGaataataatgcaaaaatcaACTTGAGCAATCAATGCACAAGACGGCAACATGTCAATAATTGAGATTGTAAACCTCGCCTTATATGCTAGGGATGTCCACTCGAGATTTCATTAATACTTGTTAGTAGCGACTGAGGTAAATTGTTGCAATCCGTAATGGTGCGtgggaaaaaaatatttaaaggcGTTAGTTCTGGCATAATAGGGAGTTATAGAGTCAGCGTGGCGATGCCATGTTCGGCGTGCCACCATTGGCGTTACATAAAGCTCTGGGGTGAGGGAAAGAAGGTTATttttaagaagaaaaagaaattttaacCCCTGGATTTTTCTTGACTGACTTTCTTATAGCGAGTCTTTGCGCGAAAAACGGCAGTCTTTGCACAATATGTCCCAGATTGGTCATGCAACCAAGCATGATTGAGTGGAGGAAGGAAATGACGAGGTGGACTTCCTAACGTAACGCGGCGGAAATAAGGAAGCTGCGAGTGGTAGTCTGTCATTCGAGCCGCGATCCAGAACAAATGATTCATCCAGAACAATTCCGCCCCTTCTATCACTGCGATGGCTATCCTTAGACAAAGTGCTTCCTATGCAGGTTCCCGCATTCACATCTTTTTTGTACACACGCCGCTACTTTATATTCTGGCCCAGTTTCGTCCCTGTGAGGAGGGCGTGTGGTGCAGTCAGTTAGCTGCTCTTTCATCCCTTGCTGTCTTCTGAAAGAGCAGCTAACTCACTGCACCACACGCCCCGCCGCACCGCATCTCCCCCTAACGTCGTTTTATGTGCCGCAATCGGCGGCCCCCACCCCCTATAGCGATTGCGAACTGAGACGCCAGATATGGTGAATACAAAGACGATTTCTGCGCAGGTGTGGCTGCAACTGGTGGGCTCGGAGGGCTCGTCGCGCACCTTCTTGCTGAAAGACGAGAACGTGAACCCGGGCACGCTGCAGCGCAAGTCCGAGGACTACTTCCTGGCCACCACCGAGCGTGCTCTGGGAGAAATAACCGAGGCAAGCGAGAGTGGAGTTGCGCATGCTTGCGCTGTCGTGCTTGAAATAACGCTCCGCTACTTCCATGTCTGTTGTTCGAATCAGTGCGACGCGTATACTTCAGGATGGTTTGGGATTCAGACAGAATTAATCGCTGTTCCATTCCGCCTGTCGTGTGGCTTAGCTCAACGGCATCCGCCTGCGAACCGCACTGTAGGCCGTTAAAGTTACGGTGACGTAGCGGAAGAAACGCGTGCCTGCCGCGCAGATGGGTTAgggatcctttttttttttttgcagcagcagcagccatgatATGAATTGTCAAACAGAAGCGAAGGGTGTGATGTTCTGGCACAGTGCCTATTGTTTCGGGCCATAACGTTAGAGCAAGGCAAGACACACTATATCGTCGTTTCTCGCGCGGGATGTGAACGCGTGTGTGTGTCGCGCTGTCACGTGACCTCAAGGCCGGAAAGAAACCCGCCATTGTAGCCTTCGCAGCATGTACCCGACACGCGTGAACTCGACGCGCTCGTCTTTGCCGGTAGCGTGGCTGTTTACAGGGCGTCTCGGCaaactttagccaagctgttcaacgggggggagggggggagggagtgGCAGGTTCTAGGCCAGCTTGGAAATAACTCGGTACTGCTATCATCTCTTTCGGGCTGGCGAATATAGTTATCTCGTTGAGTGCGAGCTGGTCGTCCTTGTGCACGGTCGCAGGTGGTGTTCACCCTCGAGGCCCGCGGTACTCGCGCTCCGTGGTTCCTGCACACGGTGGTGGTGCAGGACATGCTCGAGGACCTGGTCTGGGTGTTCTTTGTCGAGCAGTGGCTGCAGCCCGAAGGCGGAGACCAGGATCCACCCAAGAGTTTCCGCTTCCGGCCAGCCGACGGACAGCAGCAGGCAGACTTCTGGACGCTCTTCCGGTGACCGCCGTCTCTCTCACTGCCTTGTGGTTGATGTGGCTGGAATCACACGTAATCATTTCGTGCAGATAAGGCAACGCTCGTGAAAGAATTATCAATGTCACGCTGCACAGAGCCTAGGTCAAATGAAACAGTAATTGTAAGGATACAAAATCACCGTAGTGGCTTCGTGGTCGAGGCGTTCGAATAGTTAGCATAAATTTGCGTGAACGTTTCCTGGCCGCAAGGTTCATATATGCGGGATGTATTGGTGTCCGCGTGTACTGAAATATTACTTCTTGTGAAAAATATGTGGTGTCAGCATGTTAAttccaaggaggttgaaaaaaaattttctggagtggcaatgctgctttgaaagtgaagccaggccgccgccatcttactgAGACTACGAAGAGACATCAGGGAATAGTGCTTTATAGGAAACGCCTGCTTTTCGCCTCCTTCATGTTTTAGATGGCTAATTTAGATGTAAAGATCCCATTAAATGTACACCTTTGTTTCACAGGCTTTAGGAGCAAACCTGAATGGCGTGGCGCATTTTTTAGAGTTCTTGATACCAACACTTagccaaatataatattttagctAGAAACCTTTTATTTTGCAGTTACCCTAGCGTTTACATTCGGACAACAAAACGACTTAAAGTGCGCGCGGACTGCAGCCTGCGCGGCACTCTTTCGGAGGTGAAGTcagggcaagcgctggcttcacccctgctggtaaacattagcgggcgccgccactccagaaGTTTCTTTTTACAACCTCCTTGGTTAATTCACAGCCATCCACATACTACGTTGAGTTAAGACAAGAAATGGCGTAACTGTTTATTTTAttaaaatacctttttttttctgcgtgagAAAAAATACGTGTTTTGTTAAGCTGTTGAGACCGTAAAAATATGTGAAATTCTTCACATCACAATCCTGCTCTAACTTCTTTTAAATGGCCCCTTAGCAGGCctcatagcaaattttggttatgcgCTGAAAGTTACTTGCCCTCTAAGGAGTGCTCTACTGCAACAATTTGTCAAATTAGTGCGTTAATAGCAAACATAGAAATATTTGAAGCGCCGCGAACCCATGATCTttaggaggcgagcgtcaccgccaacatataCACTCtttccacttgccccgtctatgcctccgcaagcgaaattccttccctgcgttctcccataccggagccggaggatcgcgtggcgaatacgtcacgggccccgccgtcttcttttttccccctctctctcgCGTGTTTTGCTCagtggcgcacttccggtgatGGTCTTGCGCGCGAGCTGTGGAGTTTGTCTGGTTTCGCGCAGCAGATGAATTTGCGCGCTCTACACGAGGACATCTGATTAGCGGTACAAATCAGTGCCACAGTCACGAACACTGAGGCTGATGCAAGAGCATGAAAGAGGTTGATCGCGGCCCTCGAACACGGTAGAAAACGACATAGTTTCGTTCTTTGCACGCAAGCGTGGGAAGAAGCGGACGACacagaagtacatctctcttgctacagTACAAAGTAAAACAAAGGCACGCAGACATTCGGCTTGCATGTTTGATTATTTCTCTAAATTTTAATCGTCTGTTGAAGCAACGCATTAAACGAATAAatgatgttgccttgaagaatTCTCTGTCACATGGCGCTGTAAGTGACGTAACAGCACTGCTatgtacacccatgagcaaaagtatacggactagGAAtagcgcgataaagccgattttttcaactgcctgcgaatgcagcTTGAAATTGAGGAGTATACAGTCccaacttggcattgcgaactttacAGTGTACTCGTAAATTTCAGTTTATGCCTGTTAATTACGAAGTAATTAAGTTTTTTCGACGACCCTGTGGTCcgtgtacttttgctcacgggtgtacctagACGCAGTTGTATGAATACGTTGACTCCGACTGGGGGGAacgcggcgcccgcgaggaggAGGGCAAGCGGCGTTTGGTTATAAATTTAAGCAAATATTTACGCGGTGCGTAGGGGTGTAATACtgagcagacacgatcgttagcgcacaTTGTATGCATGCACTGCGCTTGTATTGTGCCACACCGCGTACCTTCATCGACGTGACGGGCGCTCCCCCCACTGCGTTCCTCTGAGCCCCACGACTGACCACCGCGACGAATCAAGAATTAGACGCGGGTGACTTCAAGCTGCACCAGACCTTCCCCGCGACGAGGAAAGAATGCTACGCAGGGGACGTCAGCATCCGCCCCGCCTCGCTCCTGCCGACGAGGGACCAAAAAGGGATTTAAGGCAGAACCGGCCCTTTGTGaagagagagtcgccaccagccgccccgtcggtctggtgcgctcttagtGCTATTACCAGCTATCACCTGATATTACGTGCTATATCtatacatattgtataaagctttcgtcttcTCTTCATCTGCTCCAAGAGTCCGTCTCTCGTCCTCGACCCCGGTTAACAGTAGTTTGTCAGCTCAAAATAGTCAGATCtcgtgaggggccctttaaagccaTCATtgttacttcttctttctggggttttacgtgccaaaaccagttctgattatgaggcgcgccgtagtggagcgctgcggaataattttgaccacctggagttctttaacgtgcacttcaacgcaagcgcacgggcgtatttttttcatttctcctccatggaaatgcggccgccgaggccgggatacGATACCGCGGtctagtgctcagcagcgcaacgccttagctgactgagccaccgcggcgggtagccaTCACTGTTACTGTCTTCGGTGAAGAAATCTGAGGAAACAAATATAAGGCGCGGCGCCGTACACTTAATCTGTATAGTTGCACTGAGAGGCAAACACAAAAATAATTTAATTTTGGAGGTTTGCATGCATCATATACTCaacggcggaatgcaaaaaaaaaaaagtattaactATGGGTAGTGTGGTTTTAACGGCCGCAGATATCAGCAATGCCTATTAGCAATATAAACAGTTTTATTCCTCGGTGAATCGAGTGAAATACCAGCGGGTCTTCTGAACATTTGTGTTCGTGGTTCCCATCAAGAAGTTAATGCGGTAAATGTTCTTTAGAAACTTGCGAGCAGCTGAAATAGAGCACCTCAATGACAGGTGCTGCACCTACCCGTATGTGTAATATATAGAGTCTTTCATCTGGACTAACACTGCTGTGTCCTTTAATATCCTCAGGCGCCGTCTACAGCGACACTTCTTCACGGGCCACACGTGGTTCAACGTGATCGCGCGCTACCGCAGCTCCAAGTTCACGCGCGCCCAGCGCGTCACCTGCGCGCTATTCGTCATCTTGTCGGCCATGATGTTCAACGTCATGTACCACGACGTCGACACGAGCTCGGACGGCGAGCACCTTAGCTTCTTCGAGGTGCCTGTGCACCTTAACGACTTCCTGCTTGGACTCCAGGTGAGCCAGCCCGAGACCAACTTACACGCAGCGCATTTTGAGTTTCCGGTGTTCACGCAAACTCGCGAAGCGAGGGTATAGCTGATGGCGAACAATGAATCGGACACTCACCTAATCAAAAGGTTTAGAGAGATCGGCAGCAGCCCGTTAGGCTTCTTGTGTTTGTTAGGTATCCCATGTATGAGGATCAGACAACAGGCTCGTTCGACTGTTCACTGTTTTTTCACTGTTTGGGTAAACCTCGTTTCATTCTTCAACAAAATGACCGTGCATAAGCAAAGGTGCTGGCAGGCAAAAAGCGCCAATAGGTTGTGTATAGCAGCCCAAGTAGTTGTTATTTGGAATCCTTTTACAAATAGGAAGGGATTAAATTGCTGCGAGCAGCCATGTAACTGCGTAGCTTTTTCTGCTGATAATGGAGCGGTGACCAGCAGAAAAAGATGGAGTAGGGTAGTGAAGTACTAGAGTAGAGTATATCAGAGAGTGACTGTATGAGCGTAAACCAAAGTAAGCTTGCAGTGTCGCTTTAGCGGATGTTTGTTTTTACGGCCTCGCACCGTCAATGCTCGCTACAGCTGTAGCAGCCGGGTGGCGAGGCCGAACTAAATACAGTTTTTGTCGGTAGTGCGAAGGCCACATCGCGTTGCTGGGTTGTCCAGTGGTAATGCCATGTGTACCCAAGGACATCTGTGGCAGGACACCTAAAACAGAACAGCATTCAACTCAAATAAGTGATAAGTCGGGACGTGATAATCACAGGTAGTAAGTTGATGTCGATGATATTAGActtgagccctccactacggcgtgcctcataatcagaactggttttggcgcgtaaaaccccagaaagaagaagaaagaagacttGTGCAGCCCACCCGCGCTAGCGCAttgactcgtgtaagggccacacccccaacttggcagtccGAAATTCGGAAAAACAACCTTTCAAACTCAAAAGCAATCGCGTTTGGTGCCCGATGCCGCGCGCACGTATAGGCAAATTTTCGCACGCTGCATACTTCCGCATGCAGCTAGATGGCATCTAGTATCTagagccatctagtagcggcccTCACGTGGGACCGAACCGAAAGGTTtagtcccgtgtaagggccgcacttgccataattgtgaaaaaaaaatgtggttgatccctcttatataggaatcggtatagaacacgaaagtgaaacgtgtcttcacagaagtagtgtaatgtttattgcacattgatatataatatctattggtgttttgtggctaaagcgcccttaggcgttgatgcacccatgctgacgcctggtggcacgtctcctccatcacgactaccaacgtcgatgaccatgagcaaccgtcgtgcatatggaagctgcactacgctgcacacgctagcacaacgcgaaagacgaagcacgtaactgacacactaatacaacgcgcaagacaaagcacgtaactgaatcgtcaccgagtcaaatcagcgcgtacagcgcgtcgtaattgcagcctccgcgatcaacttcagaaacattttaagagctaattgcggaggccacgctccgctgtgctgagtacggtgaacgccacctaggtggcgttggtagtaaaaagaaagtgcggcccttacacaagtCTGCTGGGTATTTCTCTTCCTCATTTCCAACGGCGCTTGCGCGCACGCAGGTGAGCCTGGTGACGGTGCCGCTGGGCGTGTTCGTCATCTTCGTGTTCAGCAACTGCCGTCCGCGGCCCCTGAGCGCCGCGCCCGAGCGCCGCCGGCCGCGCATATCGCTGTTCAGCTACCTGGACAACCTGTCGCATAACTACTCCGAGTCGCGCAGCGAGCACCGCACTCAGATGCTGCAGGTGCATATGCATGCTCGTAAACTATGCGAAACATTGTCTTGGCCGCGCTAGCGTACCAGCACTAGCCACAGCATCCCTGAAAGGTACAGCCCAcattcgcctttttttttctcgtgatttttCTACTTCAATAAGTGACCATTTTACCATTCAGTTTGCCATAAAATACACGAGAACTGTGCAGGCTATAGAGAAATGAGATGAGTTTTCAGcattcgaaaaaaagaaagaaactctAACAATGAAGCACCGGACACAACAAACTTCGCTGTGTTGCTAAAATATGCTACCTGGAGTTTATTGTGGCTGCTTAAAGTCTGCTGTCGCAGAAAGAGCGAGAAACAGAGAAAATGGAGGGATATTAACCATAAGGCAAGTCTCCGGTTTTACCAGAGTTGGGCCAGAAATAATGGAGCCCGGAACATGCTAAAATGTCTGTAAAGACCTTGGCGGTTCTTTCTTTCGCACTTGCTTTCATGGCGTGCAGGCCTATTTCTAGACTGCCGAATACCAATCTCTGCACGTCTGGCAATAAAATAATCATTATCTCCTAGGGTGCAGAAGTAACAGAAAAGGTATTTGGACAAAAGCCATCACTAGTTCACACCTGTTAGGTGAAAAGTTCAGCGAAAACAAGCGATTGGTTTAGAGGGGAAAGCGCCGGGTGCACGTAGTGGTGCCGCCACTGAGCTGTCATGCGCGAGGAAAACCAGGCGATACCACAACAAAGACCTCGAGTGGCCAGACTCTCCAGTATAGCGCGGTAGGTCCCTCgaccgcgacaaaaaaaaaaaaaaataagctcgACGAACCGGACAGCCGAATATTTTGACAAGCAGCCCAACAATTTGACAAGCAGTTCAAACAAGCAGCCCCGGATGCCTTAAACATAGCCTATAGTTATATATATCATCGGAAAACGTGTGCAGATGAAAATGAGTGGCTTCTTTCACTATCTTTTGAAGTTCAATAAAGGTTTTATTTTTCAAACGCGCTAAGCCTGCTTAGCCTGTCCTATTGTGCGCGATATTTACAACGAAGTGATCTGCATAGTCAAGGATGCTGAAAGTATATAATGTGACCTCTAGGATCCAATGACATTTGTCGGCTATGGCACAGGGCTACGGCGTGACGCGAAAATGATCTACATATTTTTCTCGCAACTTGGAATTATATGAACGTGTCATCTCGCGTTACCCAAACCTATTGTCGCCCACGCAGGAGTATGCACGGCTTGTGCGCGAAGGTCGACGGGGCCTGCTGCCCTGGTGGTTCCAGCTGGTTGGCTGGGTGGTCGCGCTCGCCGGCTCCCTCGTGTGCTCGGTGGTGATCTGCCTGTACGGCTTCTCGTACGGCGACAAGCGCTCCAAGGAGTGGCTCTTCCGATCGCTCACGGGCCTGCTCCACAACGAGATCATCTTGGAGCCGCTCAAGGTGATCCTCATCTCGGCCTGCCTCGCCCGGCTCATCCCGAGGCCGCCGGAAGTGGACGACTACAGCATCCGCAACACGCTCACCGAGCTGCCGGAGGATCTGAGACCGTGATGCGCCTGTCGTGTCACGGTCAAGGAAGCGGAGGGCTCGACGAATGGTTGCGCAGATTGCTGCCCTTGTTATCGAGAAATTGAAAAGACATTTCGGTTCATTTTCTAATTTAGAATAAGTAATAAATGATTAACGCAGCTATCACGGTTGTAGAGATGGCTTGACCGCCTGGACGGTGTTCTGGCGAGTTGGGTTTCACATTTCTGTGTTGCTTAAAAGATAACGTATCTTGCGGTCTCTGCAAATAAAAAGAGTTCTTACGGACTCTTAGAATGAGTATATTAGAATGGGTGCCAAAACTTGTTATGAGTCTTTTTCGCTTGGCGTCTTACACGTTTAATACGCCTTCAAGGTGTATCAATACTTGCGCGAAGCTCAATCTACAGTTGCAGATGACGTAAAGCGCACGTAACTCGAGCGTCGCAAAGGGTTAGCAGTTTAAAGTTGTCACGGGATAGTTGCGGTGCAGATAGAGATAAGTAGGTTTTCGTCGCTTTAATATTTAATTTCCaatgtccttgtttttttttcatcttccttTATTCTTTTTACCGCTAGTTTCTCGGGTTATCTCCAAGTGGGTGTGATTTAGTGTTAATAGTGAGAGCGCGACCCATGACTGACTCTTCTTCATCtatacacatcatcatcacttgtacaatttcctcatctgtatttatcatcaGGCGCGCAGCTTGTTGTTGTTCATCGTCGCTCGAGCTCGGCTCGAATAAACGCTTccttataagtggtggaggtgcggggtaggtGGTATCCGAGATGACCTGCCCTCGGATCATCATGAAAGGCTTCAAGCACCTCGCGTTTCAGAGAACGTGGTATGATGGGtatccatttgttgccgtcgaCGTGATAAATATAGCGATGCAAAGCCCCATAATGAAGCTTGTATTGTTTAAGTTGTCGACGGACTCGGGCGTTCGGAGGTGAAGCAGGACCTTGCATGCGGTAGAGAATAGTTCGGCAGTATGGTTCGGCACGTTGGTGGAAAACAAGGACAGATTGGTGATTAGGTTTCAGCCAGTCGAGCGCTGAGACGGACTAGGGTGATGAAGTGGGCTTGGGCTGTACATCAGTACTATTAGGCGATGCTGAGTCATTATATCTCCGCAAAGGGCAACGAGATAGAGCATCTGCGTCTTGGTGACGCTTTCCAGACCTGTAGGTAACATCGAAATCATACTCCTGTAAATAGatcacccagcgaccaaggcaaCCCGATAGGTTCTTTAGCGACCATAGCCAGCACAGTGCGTTATGGTCGGTGAGGACTGTAATGTGGCGGCCGTGGAGGTATTGCCGAAACTTTTGCACTGCCCAAAGAACAGCAAGGCACTCTTGTTCGGTGATGGTGGAATTTTTCTCGGTAGCAGTCAGCGTCCGACTAGCGTAAGCAACGAATCGTTCACGCAAGGTGGTGCCACGTTGCACGAGATTAGTACCGAGACCATGACTGCTGGCGTCAGTGTCAATGATAGTAGCTGCACTTTGGTCAAAGTGGCACAGTGCCGGGTGCGTCAGGGCCATGAATTGGGCCTCGTTTGGGCCTCGTTTGGGATTCGTTTGGGACATGAATTGGGCCTCGTTTAAAGTCAGAGAAGCTcagagcaagattagttttgaactaactcaggaacatggatcacagtaaatgggcagctaaagtgcacaagtatctatctgtacctgaaaagcgtggacacagaatggaggaagaggtcaagaaagctggcaaccaagtacagggtaattgaaagtacaaatagacgaccaggagtcatgAGAAAGAAAGTGACAGAAACAAATACAGTGCATTGGATTCTACGAATGGAAACAAATAAGAgtatggagatttacaagaatgagagagagagagagacaaaactttattttgaataagcacggagaagcgtcgatctccgtggtgggtggagccttcagtccagggccccagcggtggtggcagcactttcggctctggcgataagctttcgctgatcctccagtgccgagctggtcagcaccatctcccactgctcgtgcgttgcgtttcgatttggggagttattggggatattttggcatgc contains the following coding sequences:
- the LOC119444635 gene encoding polycystic kidney disease protein 1-like 2; this encodes MAPKRALSVEARKKHRAEQERLRYAAKCGANRDCMLARRREARCLVMDVSPFPCADDSLLNTHFSCGSCGPTRSLPQITARTASRGLVTLHKLDVPAAAAGFDLLVHLEPERPIDLLQVTFSAGREPTEAELLRSPGPEWRSNRTLVPRVALGGRPLFVAVRLKLEWGVGALRPADPRRVRYRLWTALVACRSWRRPTWSGRGCAAVLDSSLETLHCRCSHLSWFSGAHWVAPNEISWRKVSRGVRERHLLVSSCVLALWLLYGAVLLWARRADQRDEVYNTVTDLQQNLPTDQQPYIVTIITGFRRNAGTTSKVWLQLVGSEGSSRTFLLKDENVNPGTLQRKSEDYFLATTERALGEITEVVFTLEARGTRAPWFLHTVVVQDMLEDLVWVFFVEQWLQPEGGDQDPPKSFRFRPADGQQQADFWTLFRRRLQRHFFTGHTWFNVIARYRSSKFTRAQRVTCALFVILSAMMFNVMYHDVDTSSDGEHLSFFEVPVHLNDFLLGLQVSLVTVPLGVFVIFVFSNCRPRPLSAAPERRRPRISLFSYLDNLSHNYSESRSEHRTQMLQEYARLVREGRRGLLPWWFQLVGWVVALAGSLVCSVVICLYGFSYGDKRSKEWLFRSLTGLLHNEIILEPLKVILISACLARLIPRPPEVDDYSIRNTLTELPEDLRP